TTTCAGATACCTGAGGCCAGTACAAGTTGACCCACTGTGTCTTAGCTTATATGGGTTTGGTCGAAGCAGCTAAGACATGATGCTAAGTAATGAAAATTCATGGAAGAAAGCAAAAGGTGTTGAAGTTACCGGAGCATCAAAATACATCCCAGCAGCAATAGCAGGAAGAAACAACCAAGAGATTAAACCTTGAAACCCAGATGGAGGATCCACAGCAGCAATATCATCTGCAATTGCTCCCCAAAACGTTCCTAAAGAAGAACAAATACATTCAAGAAACCGAAACAAGAAGAAGGAATAATTGAAGGGTCGAACTAAAAAAGCAACCTTTCTCAACTTCTCCTTCGTAGAAAGTATGAGCTCCATCGTAATACCCATACTTGAAATCCTCCTGCAACCAAAACAGAAACCACCCTTTAGAACACAAACACTTTCACCAATCGCCCACGAACTCTTGATTCAAATCTTTACCATTTCAATACTGTTAAGCTCGAACTGACCAATGGGATCTTCGTTGATATCTGGTTCGATCTGCGACAACCCAGCCGCGGAGACCAGCTTGGCTAACTTTAATCTCCGGCAAGAGGAGGAACTGACACATTTCACGACGTTGGGAGAGAAACCGGTGGTCTGATCAGAAACACCAACTCCGAGTTTCGAATTGATGATCTTTGGGATCGATTTGGGAGAGAGAATCGTGACAGTTGAATTAATGGTTGCCATTGTTTTATTTTGCTTTATCTTCTGCTCTTTGTTTCTCTTTGCTATTTTTGTGTGCGCGTCTTTGTAAGCAAAAGATATTAATGCTTACTGTCTGTTATATTATAAAAGGTGACCAACAAATCCAAGAACGCCACGTTGGAAGTAGCCATTTCGCATGAAGGCTGCAGGCTATTATGTAACGGACCAGCTTTATGGTAACTGAAATTAACACTATTGGGTCTAATCCTGGGTCGTTGGTCCAAATTCGATAGACATCAATCGCATATTCAGAGATTTCTTTTTTTTTTTCTGGCAAATCAGAACATATTTATAAAAAAGTTTACAACAAAATAGAAAGATCAAATGGAAATAAATCATTCCACACATATAAAATTGATATATAAACATGATTTCCCGCAAGCAAATCTTTTAGGTTAATAGATGAAATCTCTAATGTTTTTTTTTTCTATTCAATTTTGATCGGATATAAATAATTTCTTGGGAAAATTTATTTTTTAGACCAAAAAATGGTAACTATGTTCCATTAGGCTAATTTCTATTTTGTACCATTTTTGCTTTTAATACTCTTTAGTATTTTTGAAAATAAATTAAATAAATAATTTTACAAACTAAAAAAAATAGAAAATAGTAACTACTGATGAAATACACATATGAATTTAGTGTTATTTATTTCCAGTTCTAAAAATGTTTAAATCATAATTTTAAATTCTGTTTTACATAAAGTAGAATTGACATTCTACGAAGTAGAAAATGAAATACATTTTTTTCATTGAATTTAGAATACGTGATCTACGTAAATAATAGTATTCTAAAAATATTTAGAATACACATTCTGCGCTTAATCTATCGCTCTAAAATCTGTAGAAATTGGAATCTACATATCACTATAAATCTAAAACTTGCAGAAATCAAAATCTACACATTACTATAAATCTAAAAACCCGTAGAAACCGAGTTCTACAGATTTACTGTAAATCTAAAACCTGTAGAAATCAAAATCTACACATTACTATAAATCTAAAAACCTGTAGAAACCGAGTTCTACAGATTTACTCTAGCAAACCAGTGCCGGTAAGACAGCTTCAGCAAAAATGATATGCGGTCTGATCATGCATAAATATGAAGGTATCAAAGAAGAGCCTAAGGCAAAATATATTGTGTAGATTATGCGTAATGATTATGGATGTGAGATATCTGATTCTTTAGCAAGGGATTCCCGTGAGTATGCAGTCAATGCTGTTAGAGGTATTCCACAGGAAAGTTATGGGATAATACCAAAATACTTGCACATGCTGCAAGAGGCCAATCCGGGTACACATTCCTCTTATTAAACTGAAGCCAGTGGTAGATTTCGGTATCTTTTTATAGCATTTGGTCAATCGATTAGAAGCTTTAGCAAACTCACAAGGCTTGTCATTGTTGTCGATGAATCATTCTTGAAGAGTAAATTCAAAGGGGTGCTACTGGTTGCAACTGCTTTATATGGAAATTCAAATTTATATCCTATTTCATTCGTGATAGTAGACTCTGAGAATGATAAGTCTTGGGAATGGTTTATGAGAAAACTAAAAGTGTTGTTGATGATAATGGCACTTATGAAGTTTTTGTCTCCAAAATAGCACCAAAAGGAGAAAGTCACAGAAATGACATTCATTAATGGGTAAAATGTCTCTAATACCAATGTTTTAAAATTAATTAAA
This genomic interval from Brassica oleracea var. oleracea cultivar TO1000 chromosome C2, BOL, whole genome shotgun sequence contains the following:
- the LOC106322566 gene encoding photosynthetic NDH subunit of subcomplex B 5, chloroplastic — translated: MATINSTVTILSPKSIPKIINSKLGVGVSDQTTGFSPNVVKCVSSSSCRRLKLAKLVSAAGLSQIEPDINEDPIGQFELNSIEMEDFKYGYYDGAHTFYEGEVEKGTFWGAIADDIAAVDPPSGFQGLISWLFLPAIAAGMYFDAPGEYLFIGAGLFTIVFCIIEMDKPDMPHNFEPQIYKMERGARDKLINDYNTMSIWDFNDKYGDIWDFTVEKDDIATR